The following coding sequences are from one Paenibacillus sp. FSL R5-0912 window:
- the dnaA gene encoding chromosomal replication initiator protein DnaA, with protein sequence MDSHTSELWQQILSIIQTKLSKPSYDTWFKATKALTFSHQALIISAPTTFAVEWLESRYTKLVGATVYEVTGQQVDVKFVIEENKPSEPIVQQMATTPAVSREEAQTHLLNPKYTFDTFVIGSGNRFAHAASLAVAEAPAKAYNPLFLYGGVGLGKTHLMHAIGHYVLEHNPNNKVIYISSEKFTNEFINSIRDNRGESFRNKYRSVDILLIDDIQFLAGKESTQEEFFHTFNALHEERKQIIISSDRPPKEIPTLEERLRSRFEWGLITDIQPPDLETRIAILRKKAKAENLDIPNEAMMYIANQIDTNIRELEGALIRVVAYSSLTNQDVNTHLAAEALKDIIPSSRPKMITMNDIQQKVGEYYNLRMEDFKARKRTKAVAFPRQIAMYLSRELTDYSLPKIGEAFGGRDHTTVIHAHEKITQQLKVDQELYKVVNNLAEKIKNPS encoded by the coding sequence GTGGACAGCCATACTTCCGAATTATGGCAGCAAATTTTATCGATTATTCAAACCAAACTAAGCAAGCCGAGCTATGACACCTGGTTTAAGGCTACCAAGGCCTTAACGTTTAGCCACCAGGCTCTTATTATCTCGGCGCCTACAACTTTTGCCGTAGAATGGCTGGAAAGTCGCTACACCAAACTGGTAGGAGCAACGGTTTATGAGGTCACCGGACAACAGGTTGACGTCAAATTTGTAATTGAAGAGAACAAACCCTCTGAGCCAATAGTTCAACAAATGGCGACCACTCCCGCAGTTTCACGCGAAGAAGCACAGACGCATTTGCTCAATCCCAAATACACTTTTGATACGTTCGTGATCGGTTCGGGCAACCGTTTTGCGCATGCAGCCTCACTGGCTGTAGCCGAAGCGCCCGCCAAAGCTTACAATCCTTTGTTTTTGTACGGAGGCGTGGGTCTCGGGAAGACTCACTTGATGCATGCCATCGGGCACTATGTGCTGGAGCATAACCCCAACAATAAGGTTATCTACATCTCGTCCGAGAAGTTTACGAATGAATTCATCAACTCCATCCGTGACAACCGCGGCGAAAGCTTCCGTAACAAATACCGCAGTGTTGACATTTTGCTGATTGACGATATTCAATTCCTGGCCGGCAAAGAGTCAACGCAGGAGGAATTTTTCCATACGTTCAATGCTCTTCATGAAGAACGCAAGCAAATTATCATCTCAAGCGACCGGCCTCCCAAGGAGATTCCCACACTGGAAGAACGGCTGCGATCCCGGTTTGAATGGGGATTGATCACCGATATTCAGCCTCCTGATCTGGAGACACGGATTGCGATTCTCCGTAAGAAGGCCAAGGCGGAGAACCTGGATATCCCTAACGAAGCGATGATGTACATCGCTAATCAGATCGACACAAATATCCGCGAGCTGGAAGGTGCACTGATCCGCGTTGTAGCCTATTCATCACTGACAAATCAGGATGTGAATACGCATCTGGCAGCTGAAGCGCTGAAGGATATCATTCCCTCCAGCCGGCCGAAGATGATCACCATGAATGATATTCAGCAAAAAGTCGGCGAATACTACAATTTGCGCATGGAGGATTTCAAAGCACGGAAACGCACGAAGGCTGTTGCTTTTCCAAGGCAGATTGCCATGTATCTCTCACGTGAATTAACGGATTATTCGCTTCCCAAGATCGGTGAAGCCTTCGGAGGGCGCGATCATACGACAGTTATCCATGCCCATGAGAAGATTACGCAGCAATTAAAGGTGGACCAGGAGCTCTATAAAGTGGTAAATAATCTTGCGGAGAAAATTAAAAATCCTTCCTAA
- the dnaN gene encoding DNA polymerase III subunit beta, whose translation MKISILKNELNESIGHVSKAISSRTTIPILTGIKLEVSHQGVTLTASDTDISIQSFIPAENDSHTIVKVEQPGSVVLPAKFFVEIIKKLPSKEIHMEVKEGFQTYISSGSTEIQIVGLDPEEFPVLPSIEENETISMPGDLLKNMIKQTAFSISTQETTPILTGILWNLADNEFKFTATDRHRLATRAAHLEGTENVQFANIVIAGKTLNELSKIIPDQNMLVDIVVADNQVLFKIDKVLFYSRILDGIYPDTSRIIPTTYKTELTLDTKKLSESIDRAYLLSREEKTNIVRMQTLENGDVEISSSSSELGKVREELEVIDFKGEPLRISFNSKYMLDVLKVVESEQLVIAFTGMMSPIILRPLDESRSLYVILPYRTTN comes from the coding sequence ATGAAAATCAGCATTCTCAAAAATGAACTCAACGAATCTATAGGCCATGTCTCCAAGGCGATCTCGAGCAGAACAACCATCCCTATTTTGACCGGAATAAAGCTTGAGGTTAGCCACCAGGGAGTAACATTGACGGCAAGCGACACGGATATCTCAATTCAATCCTTCATCCCTGCCGAGAATGACAGCCATACGATCGTAAAAGTGGAACAGCCCGGCAGCGTAGTGCTTCCAGCCAAGTTCTTTGTCGAGATCATCAAGAAGCTTCCCTCCAAAGAAATTCACATGGAAGTCAAAGAGGGCTTTCAAACCTATATCTCTTCCGGATCTACGGAGATTCAGATTGTTGGCCTGGACCCTGAAGAATTCCCTGTTCTGCCAAGCATTGAGGAGAATGAAACCATCTCAATGCCAGGCGATTTGCTGAAGAATATGATTAAACAAACCGCGTTCTCCATCTCTACCCAAGAGACAACACCAATTCTGACGGGTATTCTCTGGAATCTTGCCGATAACGAGTTCAAGTTCACGGCTACCGACCGCCACCGTCTGGCAACAAGAGCAGCACATCTGGAAGGTACAGAGAATGTTCAGTTTGCGAATATTGTTATTGCCGGCAAAACGCTGAACGAGCTCAGCAAAATTATCCCGGATCAGAATATGCTGGTGGATATTGTCGTTGCGGATAACCAGGTCCTCTTCAAAATCGACAAAGTGCTGTTCTATTCGCGGATCCTGGACGGCATTTATCCGGATACTTCTAGAATTATTCCAACCACCTACAAAACAGAACTAACTCTTGATACAAAAAAACTCAGCGAATCGATTGACCGCGCTTATTTGCTATCCCGTGAAGAAAAAACGAACATTGTCCGGATGCAGACTCTTGAGAATGGCGACGTAGAGATTTCTTCCAGCTCATCAGAGCTGGGTAAGGTCCGGGAAGAACTTGAAGTAATTGATTTCAAAGGTGAGCCTTTGCGGATCTCCTTCAACTCCAAATATATGCTTGATGTGCTGAAGGTTGTGGAGAGTGAGCAGCTCGTGATTGCCTTCACCGGCATGATGAGTCCGATTATTCTCAGACCGCTCGACGAGAGCCGCAGCCTGTACGTCATTCTGCCTTACCGCACAACCAATTAA
- the yaaA gene encoding S4 domain-containing protein YaaA produces MKKIVIHSGYIKLDQFLKLADCVSTGGMAKALLQEGHVQVNGEKEERRGRKLYPGDKIEVQDNGVFEVEGGGVKE; encoded by the coding sequence ATGAAAAAAATAGTTATCCACAGTGGATATATCAAACTGGACCAGTTTTTGAAGCTGGCAGATTGTGTATCCACAGGTGGTATGGCCAAAGCGCTGCTGCAGGAAGGGCACGTACAAGTGAACGGGGAGAAAGAAGAACGGCGTGGCAGAAAGCTCTACCCGGGTGATAAGATAGAGGTACAGGATAACGGCGTATTCGAGGTTGAAGGCGGCGGAGTCAAAGAGTAG